Proteins encoded together in one Anaerotignum faecicola window:
- a CDS encoding dipeptidase, whose amino-acid sequence MGIKTGYKGYKAYSYLEAGKDYKDFELADWNWAGEYRLPLDEEQEVRVKKLAEESIIISLHEHPVHFPKKVTEEEILSYNQAGRNVCAYEALSHSCLDCVFDNMMDGLNTISSKWGWKWQDIIHDLGMRMCDIAHQDFLIHCRTTEDIIRAHKEGKIAWVASIEGAAPIENDPDRIDILYGLGVRLLGLVYSESNALGSGIKETNDGGLTRFGQVCVDRMNKLGMLIDVSHCGPQTAFDAATYSKDPIVATHVGARALWDSKRLAEDRLFKAIAEKGGLVCIESAPHTTMTMTNKTHDLESTMEHFEYIANLIGIDHVGFGPDTLYGDHVGVHHAFAKTLSTKAVLNQTVSYDEVPFVKGLENPTEAMWNILRWLVKHGYSDEDIQKVLGKNAMRVLKQVWGA is encoded by the coding sequence ATGGGAATTAAAACAGGTTATAAAGGTTATAAAGCATATTCCTATTTAGAGGCCGGAAAAGATTACAAAGATTTTGAATTAGCCGATTGGAATTGGGCGGGCGAATACCGTTTGCCGTTGGATGAGGAGCAGGAAGTTAGGGTTAAAAAACTGGCGGAAGAAAGTATTATAATATCTCTCCATGAACATCCGGTACATTTCCCTAAAAAAGTAACTGAGGAGGAGATCCTTTCATATAATCAGGCGGGCAGAAATGTCTGTGCCTACGAGGCGTTGTCACATTCTTGTTTGGACTGTGTTTTCGATAATATGATGGACGGCTTAAATACTATTTCATCTAAATGGGGCTGGAAGTGGCAGGATATTATTCATGATTTAGGTATGCGTATGTGCGATATTGCGCATCAGGATTTTTTAATACATTGCCGTACTACGGAAGATATAATCCGTGCGCATAAAGAAGGCAAAATTGCATGGGTAGCTTCTATAGAGGGAGCCGCACCTATTGAAAACGATCCGGATCGCATTGATATTTTATACGGATTAGGCGTCCGCTTATTAGGACTTGTTTATTCCGAATCAAATGCATTAGGATCGGGAATTAAAGAAACTAATGACGGCGGGTTGACGCGTTTCGGCCAAGTATGCGTTGACAGGATGAATAAATTGGGAATGCTCATTGATGTTTCTCACTGCGGCCCGCAAACTGCATTTGATGCGGCAACATACTCAAAAGATCCTATAGTTGCCACGCATGTAGGCGCAAGGGCATTATGGGACAGCAAGCGCTTGGCTGAGGACAGATTGTTCAAAGCTATTGCTGAAAAAGGCGGTTTGGTTTGTATAGAGTCTGCTCCGCACACAACAATGACAATGACTAATAAAACACATGATTTAGAGTCGACAATGGAACACTTTGAATATATTGCAAATTTAATCGGGATTGATCATGTAGGCTTTGGCCCTGATACATTATATGGGGATCATGTCGGAGTGCATCATGCATTTGCAAAAACATTATCGACTAAGGCAGTATTAAATCAAACAGTTTCATATGACGAAGTTCCATTTGTAAAGGGTTTGGAAAACCCTACAGAAGCAATGTGGAATATTCTCAGATGGCTTGTTAAACATGGATACAGCGACGAGGATATACAAAAAGTATTAGGAAAAAATGCCATGCGTGTGTTAAAACAGGTTTGGGGCGCCTAA
- the mutS gene encoding DNA mismatch repair protein MutS codes for MAKLTPMMEQYFEIKEKYKYCLLFFRLGDFYEMFFDDAIIASKELEITLTGKNWGQEERAPMCGVPFHSADTYISRLVEKGYKVAICEQVEDPKLAKGIVKRDVVRIVTPGTLIDNTVLDEKKNNFLACVYCDKNGFGFSICDVTTGEFQTTQFSGADAASKLLDEIAKFCPSEIICNAGFKSIPEGIETERKFNLKLNICDDWIFEYHSANKRLCRHFAVDRLDGLGLKDKIFCVCSSGSLLEYLYQTQKIDLYHISNIKSYSTGQYMVLDISSRRNLELSETLREKNKKGSLLWVLDKTKTAMGARLLRRWVEQPLINKKDIEKRLQAVSELKDNFFIREEIKEILDSMYDFERIMSKVIYNTANCRDLVALRNSVKNLPALKDAMKKCESSYFAELSESLDSLEDIYKIILDAIIDEDTPVTVREGGIIKKGFNSELDVLLRAKDEGETWISDLERAERELTGIKNLKIRYNKVFGYYIEVTKSNLEEVPERYMRKQTLANCERYMTAELNDLAELILGSAEKTVDLEYKIFSEVRDAVAKEVIRVQKSAEITAVADVLQSLAEVAEKQGYCMPDISDDGIIDIKDGRHPVVEKMINSDFIPNDTLLDKDENMLSIITGPNMAGKSTYMRQTALIVLMAQIGSFVPAACAKIGIVDRIFTRVGASDDLASGQSTFMIEMIEVANILNNATENSLLILDEIGRGTSTFDGLSIAWAVLEYIADKKCVGAKTLFATHYHEITELEGKLPGVKNYCITVKEQGEDVIFLRKIVRGGADNSYGIHVGRLAGLPIKVIKRAKAILKQLNAADITKKAKKIAAESELLNEETTQQLDIFNAQDTQLADEINSIDVMSLTPIQAIQVLFDLQKKTKGM; via the coding sequence ATGGCAAAATTAACCCCTATGATGGAGCAGTATTTTGAAATTAAGGAAAAATATAAATACTGCCTGCTGTTTTTCCGTCTGGGAGATTTTTATGAAATGTTTTTTGACGACGCCATTATTGCCAGTAAGGAACTTGAAATAACATTAACGGGTAAAAACTGGGGACAGGAGGAACGCGCGCCTATGTGCGGCGTTCCTTTCCATTCAGCCGATACTTATATATCGCGTTTGGTTGAAAAAGGGTATAAAGTCGCTATATGCGAACAAGTTGAGGATCCAAAACTTGCAAAGGGCATTGTCAAAAGGGACGTGGTCCGAATTGTAACGCCCGGAACGTTGATTGACAACACAGTTTTGGATGAGAAAAAAAATAATTTCCTTGCTTGCGTATACTGTGACAAAAACGGTTTTGGTTTTTCTATATGCGACGTTACAACAGGAGAATTTCAAACTACCCAGTTTTCAGGTGCAGACGCGGCGTCAAAACTTTTAGACGAGATCGCAAAATTCTGCCCTTCGGAAATTATATGCAACGCTGGATTTAAATCAATCCCAGAAGGAATTGAAACAGAAAGAAAATTTAACCTGAAATTGAATATATGCGACGACTGGATATTTGAATATCATTCCGCAAATAAGCGTTTGTGCCGTCATTTTGCTGTAGACCGTCTGGACGGACTGGGACTAAAGGATAAAATATTTTGTGTGTGTTCATCCGGAAGCTTGCTTGAATATTTATATCAAACGCAAAAAATAGACCTATACCATATTTCCAATATCAAAAGTTATTCCACTGGACAATACATGGTTTTGGACATAAGTTCAAGAAGAAACCTTGAACTCAGTGAAACTCTGAGAGAAAAAAATAAAAAAGGCTCGTTATTATGGGTGCTTGATAAAACGAAAACTGCAATGGGAGCCAGGCTTTTAAGAAGATGGGTTGAACAGCCTCTGATAAACAAAAAAGATATAGAAAAAAGGCTCCAAGCTGTAAGCGAATTAAAAGATAATTTTTTTATACGGGAAGAAATCAAAGAAATACTTGATTCAATGTATGACTTTGAGCGTATAATGAGCAAAGTTATTTATAATACCGCAAACTGTAGGGATCTGGTAGCTTTAAGAAATTCTGTTAAAAACCTTCCGGCGCTTAAAGACGCCATGAAAAAATGTGAAAGCAGCTATTTTGCGGAACTTTCCGAGAGCTTGGATTCCCTTGAAGATATATATAAAATAATATTAGACGCTATAATTGATGAGGATACGCCCGTAACCGTGCGTGAAGGTGGAATTATAAAAAAGGGCTTCAACAGCGAACTTGATGTGCTCCTGCGTGCGAAAGACGAAGGTGAAACATGGATATCGGATCTTGAAAGGGCGGAAAGAGAACTTACAGGCATTAAAAATCTTAAAATACGGTACAATAAAGTATTCGGCTATTATATCGAAGTAACAAAAAGCAATTTGGAAGAAGTTCCTGAAAGATATATGCGTAAACAAACGTTGGCCAACTGTGAAAGGTATATGACAGCCGAACTAAATGATTTGGCGGAATTAATATTGGGTTCCGCCGAAAAGACCGTTGATTTGGAATATAAGATATTTTCCGAAGTAAGGGACGCCGTAGCAAAAGAAGTTATTCGCGTTCAAAAAAGCGCTGAAATTACAGCTGTGGCCGACGTTTTGCAGTCGCTTGCCGAGGTGGCCGAAAAACAGGGATACTGTATGCCGGATATATCTGACGACGGCATTATAGATATTAAAGACGGAAGGCATCCTGTTGTTGAAAAAATGATTAATTCTGATTTTATACCGAATGATACGCTCCTTGATAAAGATGAAAATATGCTTTCTATTATCACAGGGCCGAATATGGCGGGAAAATCCACTTATATGCGTCAAACAGCTTTAATAGTGTTAATGGCGCAGATTGGGAGTTTTGTTCCGGCTGCCTGTGCAAAAATCGGGATTGTTGACAGGATTTTTACCAGAGTCGGCGCTTCCGACGATTTAGCTTCAGGCCAAAGTACGTTTATGATAGAAATGATAGAAGTTGCGAATATATTAAACAACGCAACGGAAAACAGTCTCTTAATATTGGATGAAATCGGACGCGGCACAAGCACTTTTGACGGATTAAGTATTGCATGGGCTGTTTTGGAGTACATAGCGGATAAGAAATGCGTAGGCGCAAAAACATTATTTGCAACGCATTATCATGAGATAACAGAATTAGAAGGGAAACTGCCCGGAGTTAAAAATTACTGTATAACTGTTAAAGAGCAGGGAGAAGACGTTATATTCCTGAGAAAAATTGTACGGGGCGGAGCCGATAACAGTTATGGCATACATGTAGGCCGCCTTGCAGGGCTTCCGATAAAAGTAATCAAACGTGCGAAAGCTATTTTAAAACAGTTGAACGCCGCTGATATTACAAAAAAAGCAAAAAAAATTGCGGCTGAGTCCGAACTGCTGAATGAAGAAACAACGCAGCAGCTCGATATTTTTAACGCACAAGATACGCAGCTTGCAGATGAGATAAACAGCATAGATGTTATGAGTTTAACTCCTATACAGGCAATTCAGGTACTTTTTGACCTTCAAAAGAAAACAAAAGGAATGTGA
- a CDS encoding amidohydrolase family protein, which yields MDKILIKNGFIIDGTGNKGEKGDILVEGDRIIKIAPQIHEEPETEVINAEGKIVCPGLIDPHTHEETVCFTDGTYELFLRQGVTTVISGNCGHSIVPGPKENIIEYYYGNGLYNADERKKYKKTFPDWNDYDSYCKAAEKCGTNINLAVLLGHGTIRWSVMNGAYPRKPNKEENEKIEQIIRTSMEQGAWGISFGLDYVPSRYADVDELSLAAGIVKEYGGVAAAHTRQSAGLETAVSEFLEVIRKSGAKGQVSHLSATSPEAFELIRKANEEEMLDVRVDTIPRSTGHLMSKDRLILFIMAISDELFNAGPEGVKKALASKEGREMIKKDAFIIAGDKSIKYIVLSEDPSLEGKSVLEIAKERNMDPDECMLDLIADEKKYTFWLGGASRPDFPKEGHPQKVVENPYVSPGSDELFGDVSQPFDWYELQRRGCFPIFFQMYRHKGVPVEEIIRRSTTMVAEHFGIEERGKLAEGCFADIIIFDKDKYSYPNPEEVDYHKPQTVADGIDFVLVNGKFAIKHGELKRPMSGRVLRKR from the coding sequence ATGGATAAGATTTTGATTAAGAATGGGTTTATAATTGACGGCACAGGAAACAAAGGAGAAAAAGGCGATATTCTTGTTGAAGGCGACAGAATAATAAAAATTGCTCCGCAAATACATGAGGAGCCTGAAACGGAAGTTATAAATGCAGAAGGAAAAATAGTATGCCCAGGCCTTATAGATCCTCATACTCATGAAGAAACTGTATGTTTTACAGACGGCACATATGAACTTTTTTTGAGGCAGGGCGTTACTACAGTTATATCCGGTAACTGCGGACATTCAATAGTTCCTGGGCCTAAGGAAAACATCATAGAATATTATTACGGCAACGGGCTTTATAATGCCGATGAAAGAAAAAAATACAAAAAAACATTCCCTGATTGGAATGACTATGACAGTTACTGCAAAGCGGCGGAAAAATGCGGTACAAATATAAATCTTGCCGTACTGCTCGGGCACGGAACCATAAGATGGAGCGTCATGAACGGCGCATACCCAAGAAAACCTAATAAAGAAGAAAATGAAAAGATTGAACAGATAATACGCACATCCATGGAGCAGGGCGCATGGGGCATATCGTTTGGACTAGACTATGTGCCCAGTCGCTATGCCGATGTTGACGAATTGTCTTTAGCGGCTGGAATTGTTAAAGAATACGGCGGCGTTGCCGCGGCGCATACACGTCAGTCCGCCGGCCTTGAAACAGCCGTTTCCGAATTTTTGGAAGTTATCCGAAAAAGCGGGGCAAAAGGCCAGGTATCACATTTAAGCGCTACGTCGCCGGAGGCATTTGAACTTATAAGAAAAGCAAATGAAGAAGAAATGTTAGACGTAAGAGTAGATACTATCCCACGCAGCACAGGGCATCTTATGAGTAAGGACAGGCTTATTCTTTTTATTATGGCTATTTCCGACGAGCTTTTCAATGCCGGGCCTGAAGGTGTAAAAAAAGCCCTTGCTTCTAAAGAGGGACGCGAGATGATAAAGAAGGACGCTTTTATCATTGCCGGAGATAAATCCATAAAATATATAGTCCTTTCGGAAGATCCGTCTTTAGAAGGTAAAAGCGTGCTTGAAATTGCCAAAGAACGGAACATGGATCCCGACGAATGTATGCTTGATTTAATTGCAGACGAAAAGAAATATACTTTCTGGCTTGGAGGAGCGTCACGGCCTGATTTCCCTAAAGAGGGCCACCCCCAGAAAGTAGTTGAAAACCCATATGTAAGCCCCGGTTCAGATGAACTTTTCGGCGATGTAAGCCAGCCCTTTGATTGGTATGAACTGCAAAGAAGAGGATGTTTCCCCATATTCTTTCAAATGTATCGTCATAAAGGCGTTCCTGTGGAAGAAATTATACGCCGCAGCACAACAATGGTTGCGGAACATTTTGGCATTGAAGAAAGAGGAAAACTTGCAGAAGGCTGTTTTGCCGATATAATTATTTTTGATAAAGATAAGTACAGTTATCCAAATCCGGAAGAAGTTGACTATCATAAACCGCAGACAGTTGCGGATGGGATCGATTTTGTGCTTGTAAACGGTAAATTTGCTATTAAACACGGAGAATTAAAACGCCCAATGAGCGGCCGTGTTCTTAGGAAAAGATAA
- a CDS encoding ABC transporter permease — protein MRKSESFWKSFFRNRMAVIGLAGVLIVVLLGLFAPFIAEYPKGYGPDMLMGPSASHWCGTDSLGLDIFAELVWGARTSLYVSAMAVFVAAVIGIPAGLISGYVKGRVGSVIDSIIEIFLTLPVLPLMIVIAAIVGSSVSNVSIVIGIFAWPSLARVTRNAALKISEMQFIEAAKCLGIPSWRIVFKHVLLNVAGPVLVNLTLIMATAVLSESGLSFLGLGDPEVWSWGTVLKQAWSSGAVINTPNPWWWWLSPSLFIMFYVVCFNLLGTGINETLNPKER, from the coding sequence ATGCGAAAAAGTGAATCTTTCTGGAAAAGTTTTTTCCGAAACCGTATGGCGGTGATTGGGTTAGCGGGAGTATTAATCGTTGTTTTATTAGGATTGTTTGCGCCGTTTATTGCCGAATACCCTAAAGGATACGGACCGGATATGCTTATGGGGCCTTCAGCCTCACATTGGTGCGGAACTGACAGCTTGGGATTGGATATTTTTGCCGAACTTGTCTGGGGGGCCAGAACCTCGTTATACGTTTCGGCAATGGCCGTATTTGTTGCCGCGGTTATAGGCATCCCGGCGGGATTAATTTCAGGGTATGTAAAAGGCAGGGTTGGCTCTGTTATAGATTCGATAATAGAAATATTTTTAACTTTGCCGGTACTGCCGCTTATGATTGTAATTGCGGCTATTGTGGGTTCTTCAGTTTCAAACGTTTCAATAGTAATAGGTATTTTTGCATGGCCGTCATTAGCCCGCGTTACAAGGAATGCCGCATTGAAAATTTCTGAAATGCAGTTTATCGAGGCTGCAAAGTGCCTGGGGATACCGTCATGGAGAATCGTGTTTAAACATGTGCTTTTGAATGTAGCGGGTCCAGTGCTTGTTAATTTAACATTAATTATGGCAACTGCTGTTTTAAGTGAATCCGGACTCAGCTTTTTGGGGCTCGGAGATCCGGAAGTATGGAGTTGGGGCACTGTTTTGAAACAGGCATGGAGCAGCGGAGCCGTCATAAACACACCAAATCCATGGTGGTGGTGGTTAAGCCCAAGCCTATTTATTATGTTTTATGTTGTTTGCTTTAACCTTTTGGGAACAGGAATTAACGAAACACTTAATCCTAAAGAAAGATAA
- the miaB gene encoding tRNA (N6-isopentenyl adenosine(37)-C2)-methylthiotransferase MiaB: protein MNIDKINTETEANKFSKQTEYMEKIKRYLSDFEQDTGRKQTYFVFTTGCQMNAHDSEKIAGMLEEMGFLRSLTEEDADFVIYNTCCIRENAEVKIYGRLGRLKHFKKTNKNMKIALCGCMTQQDVVIEKLRKSYKYVDIVFGTFNLYKLPELLYTNLETNETVFDIWKEEKGIVENIPTILEYPFKASVNISYGCDNFCSYCIVPYVRGRERSRKKEDILNEIKCLAASGIKEIVLLGQNVNSYGKNLNPPVSFAQLLREINELDGIERIRFMTSHPKDLSDELILAMKECSKVCNYLHLPFQAGSNAILEKMNRKYTKEKYLELINKIRSQIPDILLSTDIMVGFPGETEDDFLDTLDVVNTVGFSTAFTFIYSKRTGTPAAVMDNQIDEKTVKDRFNRLVDAVNKKIYEIHSGFVGKTLNILVEDVSKQDENIVSGRSENNCLVHFPGNKDIIGQTVPVKITGNKTFYLIGERI from the coding sequence ATGAATATCGACAAAATAAATACCGAAACAGAGGCAAATAAATTTTCAAAACAAACGGAATACATGGAAAAAATAAAACGGTATCTTTCTGATTTTGAACAAGACACAGGGCGGAAACAAACATATTTTGTATTTACTACAGGGTGTCAGATGAACGCCCATGATTCTGAAAAAATAGCGGGAATGCTTGAAGAAATGGGATTTTTAAGGAGCCTGACAGAGGAAGACGCCGATTTTGTAATTTACAATACATGCTGTATACGCGAAAACGCCGAAGTTAAAATATACGGCAGGCTCGGAAGGCTTAAGCACTTTAAAAAAACAAACAAAAATATGAAAATTGCCCTTTGCGGCTGCATGACACAACAGGACGTCGTAATTGAAAAACTGCGTAAATCATACAAATATGTTGATATTGTATTTGGAACATTTAACCTTTATAAACTGCCTGAATTATTATATACAAATTTGGAAACAAATGAAACTGTTTTTGATATATGGAAAGAAGAAAAAGGAATTGTAGAAAATATACCGACAATTCTCGAGTATCCTTTTAAAGCAAGCGTTAATATTTCATACGGATGCGATAATTTTTGCAGCTACTGTATAGTCCCGTATGTAAGAGGGCGCGAACGCAGCCGTAAAAAAGAGGATATTTTAAACGAGATTAAATGTCTTGCGGCTTCCGGCATCAAAGAGATCGTGCTTCTGGGCCAAAACGTAAACAGCTACGGCAAAAATTTGAACCCTCCTGTATCATTCGCACAGCTTTTAAGAGAAATAAATGAACTTGACGGAATTGAAAGAATACGGTTTATGACTTCTCATCCAAAAGATTTATCCGACGAGCTTATACTTGCGATGAAAGAATGCAGCAAAGTATGCAATTATCTCCATCTTCCGTTCCAAGCCGGGAGCAACGCTATTCTTGAAAAAATGAACAGAAAGTATACGAAGGAAAAATATCTTGAACTTATAAATAAAATAAGGTCACAGATTCCGGATATACTATTAAGCACGGATATAATGGTTGGTTTCCCGGGAGAAACCGAGGATGACTTTTTAGATACGCTTGACGTTGTTAATACCGTAGGATTTTCGACGGCATTTACATTTATATACTCAAAACGAACAGGCACGCCCGCAGCCGTTATGGATAACCAGATAGACGAGAAAACGGTTAAAGACAGATTTAACAGGCTTGTTGATGCGGTAAATAAAAAAATATATGAAATTCACTCCGGTTTTGTTGGCAAAACTCTTAACATATTAGTTGAAGACGTCAGCAAGCAGGATGAAAATATTGTTTCCGGAAGAAGTGAGAACAACTGCCTTGTTCACTTTCCGGGAAACAAAGATATTATTGGCCAAACTGTTCCTGTTAAAATAACAGGGAATAAAACATTTTATTTAATTGGAGAAAGGATTTGA
- a CDS encoding ABC transporter substrate-binding protein, with translation MKKRIITGLISAVLALSLAACGGNDSGDSQQTAPAEGQGQQTEAETSEPHVGGTLTVGISGEPYNIATWLSNDMNSHLLMNLVLPSMMVVNEKGEKEPYIIESYEASEDLKTYTIKLHDGLTWHDGEPLTAEDLAFTADYCVKHSLSFGADMFKSVESSEVVDDTTVIFHLSIPSVSFVSQMGYWVDIMPKHIYENVDDPMNFEFNGVGYGPYKLTDYAKGEYYTLERVENWPLANDGQGAYLDKIIFRVYADPNALVLAMKNGEVDVSGTELPVSAQNQLADSDGQFTIESVESLGYGYLAFNCSNEFLSDKTVRQALAMTIDRDGIVTAALQGGARKMETPVSPVYTDLVQSNITYPAFDIEGANKLLDDAGYTDTDNDGVREMNGKPMEFEVVYKNSSNNIDAVANIFKSNAEQAGFKINIKSLDIAAFTSNVVQGHDYDINIQEWGVIDDVDSKGLSNIYLSDCSMNFMEYYNENVDSILAQLETEPDKAKRLELLDEFQKIYVDELPVVNCWVRTKAYGCSNKFAGWSLTPGLYGVMDVKDLTHVYEK, from the coding sequence GTGAAAAAAAGAATTATTACAGGATTGATAAGCGCTGTATTGGCGTTGTCGCTGGCGGCCTGTGGAGGAAATGACAGCGGCGATTCACAGCAGACGGCGCCGGCTGAAGGGCAGGGACAGCAGACGGAAGCGGAAACAAGCGAACCGCATGTAGGCGGAACATTAACGGTAGGCATTAGCGGCGAGCCGTATAATATTGCAACATGGCTTTCCAATGATATGAACTCGCATTTGCTTATGAATTTAGTTTTGCCGTCTATGATGGTTGTAAATGAAAAAGGTGAAAAAGAACCTTATATCATTGAAAGTTACGAGGCTTCTGAAGATCTAAAGACATATACAATTAAACTTCATGACGGTTTAACGTGGCATGACGGTGAACCGCTTACAGCCGAAGATCTTGCGTTTACTGCCGACTACTGTGTAAAACATAGTTTAAGCTTCGGAGCCGATATGTTCAAATCTGTTGAAAGTTCGGAGGTTGTAGACGACACAACCGTTATATTCCATTTATCAATCCCTTCTGTAAGCTTTGTAAGCCAAATGGGGTATTGGGTTGACATTATGCCGAAACATATTTACGAAAATGTTGATGATCCGATGAACTTTGAATTTAACGGCGTAGGTTACGGCCCGTATAAATTGACAGACTATGCAAAGGGCGAATACTATACTTTAGAGCGTGTTGAGAATTGGCCGCTTGCCAACGATGGACAGGGAGCTTATTTGGATAAAATTATTTTCCGCGTTTATGCAGATCCGAACGCATTGGTTTTGGCTATGAAAAACGGCGAGGTTGACGTTTCGGGAACCGAACTTCCTGTTTCAGCGCAAAATCAGCTAGCTGATTCGGACGGGCAGTTTACTATTGAAAGCGTTGAGTCTTTAGGCTACGGTTACTTAGCGTTTAATTGCAGCAATGAATTTTTAAGTGATAAAACCGTAAGGCAGGCTCTGGCAATGACAATAGACAGGGACGGCATAGTAACGGCGGCTCTTCAAGGCGGGGCAAGGAAAATGGAAACTCCTGTTTCACCGGTATATACTGATTTGGTACAGTCAAATATTACATATCCGGCATTTGACATTGAAGGCGCAAACAAATTGTTGGATGACGCCGGATACACAGATACAGATAACGATGGCGTGCGTGAGATGAACGGCAAGCCTATGGAATTTGAAGTGGTATATAAAAACTCAAGCAATAATATCGATGCGGTAGCAAATATATTTAAATCAAATGCAGAACAAGCCGGTTTTAAGATAAACATAAAATCTCTTGATATTGCGGCATTTACAAGCAATGTTGTTCAGGGACACGACTATGATATTAATATTCAGGAGTGGGGCGTTATTGACGACGTGGATTCTAAAGGTCTTTCAAATATTTATTTATCGGACTGTTCGATGAATTTTATGGAATACTATAATGAAAACGTAGACTCCATTTTGGCCCAGCTTGAAACAGAGCCTGACAAAGCGAAAAGGCTTGAATTGTTGGACGAATTCCAGAAAATATATGTAGACGAACTTCCCGTAGTAAACTGCTGGGTGCGTACAAAAGCATATGGATGTTCAAATAAATTTGCAGGCTGGAGTTTAACGCCGGGATTATATGGAGTTATGGATGTAAAAGATTTAACGCATGTATATGAAAAATAA
- a CDS encoding YlbF family regulator: MSIYDKARELGKEMLECEEAQKLYAARETFENSEAAKTLVDEYTDLKNKWQEIMGDENADKAILTDLGEQIVAKEKEIKENEITMGLMKAESEYGAFVNSVFNLISATIQGQDSAQGGCDPSCCAGCSGCH; encoded by the coding sequence ATGAGTATTTATGATAAGGCAAGGGAATTAGGTAAAGAAATGCTTGAATGTGAAGAGGCGCAGAAGCTTTATGCCGCAAGGGAAACTTTTGAAAACAGCGAAGCCGCTAAAACTCTTGTAGACGAATATACCGACCTTAAAAATAAGTGGCAGGAAATTATGGGCGACGAAAACGCAGATAAAGCTATCCTTACGGATCTTGGCGAACAAATTGTGGCAAAAGAAAAAGAAATCAAAGAAAATGAAATTACAATGGGACTTATGAAGGCAGAAAGCGAATACGGCGCTTTTGTAAATTCTGTTTTCAACCTTATAAGCGCAACTATACAGGGTCAGGATTCAGCCCAGGGCGGATGCGATCCAAGCTGCTGTGCAGGATGCAGCGGCTGCCACTGA